The genomic stretch CCCAccttctcccttctgcctcctgCCCACTCCAGGCCTCTGAGTCTGGCTGCAGGAGTGAAGCTGCTGGAGATCCTGGCTGAGCATGTGCACATACCCTCGGGCAGTTTCATCAACATCAGGTGGGCTGGCTGGAGAGGCGGGGTTCCAGAAGGCAGCTCGGGTGGGGAGGGTGCCAGAGGGGCTCAGGGGAAGAAGGGGACCTTCCAAGGTGGGGTCAGAGGTGCTCCCAGCTGCAGTGAAGGCACAGCCacacccagccctgctgctggccGTACCCAGTGTCTCCCTGGCCTCAAACACCCCCACGGGGCACCTCTGGTcggctccagcccctcctccaacGGGGAGAGGGTCAGAGTTGGCCTCTCTCCTAGAGTCTTGGGCCCAGGGTGGGTGAGGCAGTAACACCGCTCCTATTCGGCAGCGTGGtgggcccagctctcaccttCCGCATCCGGCACAATGAGCAGAACCTGTCTTTGGCTGATGTGACCCAGCAAGCTGGTAAatccctggccccagccccagccccagccctaggAAGATATACCCGGGCCCATGGCTGATGCTCCCCTTGAAATAGCCCAAGTCCGCGTGGGCCCTGCCTGCCAACTGGCATAGCATGGCATGGGGTGGGGGCCACGTGGGGCTGGAGAGAGCCTGGCCTCCGTCCTCTCTGCAGGGCTGGTGAAGTCTGAACTGGAGGCACAGACACGGCTCCAGATTTTGCAGACAGGAGTGGGTCAGGTATGAGCTAATTGGGGAGTCCACCAAAGCCCCAGCGGTCTGATGTTGCCCACAAGAGACAAATAGAGGCAAACTTGACAGGAGATCCAGAACTGAAGCCTCATACATTTGGCTGGCTCGCCCGCTTTTCCAAAGCAGCGCTTCTCCAAAGCAGCCCTCCCCCCATGCAGTTCTTTTTCTGGCCAGCAGATGGCCCCCGTGGCCCCTCCCTGCAGGACCGGTCTTCCATCTATAGGAAGGCAGCACGCTGGGCAAGAACTAGCTGAGATACCAGCAGCCCTCCGAGCAACCTCTAAATTACAAGGGACGACCTTGCACAGAGAGGACAttaaactcaaaatatatttctattctgCATCCAACACGGATTCCTCACAGTCTATCCTTCAATGCCTTgggttctctctcctctctatgtccatttttaaatgcaaGTACTCCCGGTGGGGTCACCCACTAGGCCTCCGGCAGTACACTGTGGCCGAGTGGTTTGATGTGGATCCAGAAGGAGGACTTTGGGGCCCTCTGAGGCCTTTGGCCCGTGCCACCATGCCCCTGCCCGCCCAGCTTTGCCCCAGGATTTATCCCAGCTGGGAGCGTGGTGTGCGACAGGGGTGAGAAGGAGCTCCTAAATCTCCCCCCACCGACGCCCCCTTGTCCCCAcagagagaggaggcagctgCCGTCCTTCCCCGGCCAGCCCACGGCGCCTCTCCCTTGCGCTCAGTGCTGCTCACTCTGGTGGCCCTGGCGGGCGTGGCCGGGCTGCTGGTGGCTCTGGCCGTGGCTCTGTGCGTGCGGCAGCATGCTCGGAAACGGGACAAGGAGCGCCTGGCAGCCCTGGGTCCCGAGGGGGCGCATGGCGACACTACCTTTGAGTACCAGGTGTGCGGCCCCAGAAGCTTGTTgaggagaggggatgggaggggcttGGGGTCCTGGGTCTCACACGGCATGAGAgtggggaatggggtggggggtgagcacCCATCCCTTGGAATGTTTTGGGGGTGCTGGAGGAGTCCCAGTGGGGGTGCTGTGGGGTGTTTTGAATGGGTAAGAATTGGGAGCACATGGTCCCTAAGTTCTTCCCAGTGCTGCACTTTTGGGGCCCTGGGACACCACTCTGTAATATCTGGGGTTGTCATAGGCAGCACCCACACAGAGCAGCCCCAAAAAAGGACAAGAGGCCTGGCAGAAAACTCTACCCCGGAGGAGATGGGTGTCATTCAAAATCGATCAAGGATCAGCTTAGGGACCCAGAACTGAGCCCGAGATCCTGTTGGAAGGCTTCAGGAGACCCTCGGACCGCTCTCCATCCTCTCTCTGCAGGATCTGTGCCGCCAGCACATGGCCACAAAGTCCCTGTTCAACCGGGCGGAGGGTCCGCCGGAACCTTCCCGGGTGAGCAGCGTGTCCTCCCAGTTCAGCGATGCGGCCCaggccagccccagctcccacagcAGCACGCCGTCCTGGTGCGAGGAGCCCGCCCAGGCCAACATGGACATCTCCACGGGACACATGATTCTGGTCAGGACCCGGCCTGGGcccggaggggagaggggaccagATGATGAGCGAGGCAGGGCTGAGAGGGTGGGCCAGAGCCAGGCGGCGGTGTCCCTGCAGGCGTACATGGAGGACCACCTGCGGAACCGGGATCGCCTGGCCAAGGAGTGGCAGGCTCTGTGTGCCTACCAGGCGGAGCCCAACACCTGTGCCACTGCCCAGGGGGAGGGCAACCTCAAAAAGAACCGCCACCCGGACTTCGTGCCCTGTGAGTGCATTCTGCTGGCCGACCTGGGCCAGCCCTCTCTCAGTGGGAGTTctggagggcctgggggagggggccgggctcCTGGCTCAGGCTGGGTGCAGACGTGCCAGGACCCCAGTAACTGGAGGGGCACCGGGGATGGGGTGTGGGGTCTGCGCAGATGACCACGCCCGTATCAAGCTGAAGGTGGAGAGCAGCCCTTCTCGGAGTGATTACATCAACGCCAGCCCCATTGTGAGTGGCCCTAgctcttcccctgccctctgccccatgTTTATTCCTCTCCCCTGAACCGCATTCCTCTATGATCACTACCCACCCCACCTGAGGTCCTAGAATGGTGGGGCTTGATATCccagcgtgggggtggggggttcgcAGGCTCCCCTGGACCCTGGCCTTCTCTCCCTTTGACCGAGCCTCTCCACAGAGGCACTTCCCATCGTGGCTCATGCTGTGTCTTCCCCGCGCCCAGATTGAGCACGACCCTCGGATGCCGGCCTACATAGCTACACAGGGCCCGCTGTCCCACACCATCGCAGACTTCTGGCAGGTGGGCTCTTGGAGGAGGGGCTTCTCTGGGGACCAGGGGTTAAGGACAGAGCTTACCTGAGTCTCTGTCCCTAGATGGTGTGGGAGAGTGGCTGCACGGTCATTGTTATGCTGACCCCACTGGTGGAGGACGGTGTCAAGCAATGTGATCGCTACTGGCCAGATGAGGGCTCCTCCCTGTACCACATATATGAGGTCAGCAGGACCCCTGGCCAAGAGACAATGGGAGTGGGGAAAGTGGACGATAAGCATCCATACAtgtgtgaatatatgtatgtaaacatacatgtgcatgcacacccGTATTCACAATCATATATCTGTGTGTGGGCATGCCTGTCCGGTCTAGGGCCCAAAAGCATTTTTGTAAGGACCTATCATGAATGGCACagacacaaaactataaaactgctGAAACTGAGGCCAGAAGCTAAGAGCCGAGAGACAGGGAAGATAAGGGTGCCCCGAGACCCTGATTAACCCCTACTTTAAGTAAGCCCAGTTTAGTTCTGAGTTCCCTGGAGGCCAAAGCGAAGAAGAAATACCATTAGTCACACGTTGCTTATGAAAACTAGGAACAAACTTCTTCATCAGAAGAGAGGACGGGGAGGGAACTGGGCTGAGGCAAGGTGGGGACAGTGCCCAAGCATGGGAGGTGGCCCTCCGGTAAGACCCGTGGGGCAACAGAAGCTTCTCGTCACCAGATGGGCACTGCACAGTAGATTCTTCACCACGAGGTGAACGCTCAACACCCTTTTAAAAAGGTTGTCTGTTGGCCTTGCTCGTGGTTTAAGAAAGAGCCCAAATGAAAATAGGACGGAGCTTCAGTTTATGTGTGGGCGGCACAGACCCTGGGCTACGCGATGCgatgaagagggaggagaaacgGGCCTCGAGAAGCTCACAATAGTTATGTCCGGGTGGCAAAGCCACCAGGTGTCCTAAGCGGTGAATAAGCGACACAGACAGCTAGGATTCTTGGGGACAGTTGGGGCAGGCGGTTGGGTAAGCTTCACAGGGGATTTAGGATTTGTGGTGGCGTAAGAGGCCGGGAGGATTTGGAGAGGCCGAGGAGCGAGCACGCCGACGCGGCCCGGCCCCGCACTCCCGCGCAGGTGAACCTGGTGTCTGAGCACATCTGGTGCGAGGACTTCTTGGTGCGGAGCTTCTACCTGAAGAACGTGCAGACCCAGGAGACGCGCACGCTCACGCAGTTCCACTTCCTCAGCTGGCCGGCAGAGGGCACTCCGGCCTCCACCCGGCCCCTGCTGGACTTCCGCAGGTGAGcgccctggggaccctgggggtcgcgggccgggccgggccgggccaggcgGTGGTGGGGCGTCCTcaggcagccctggagaagcCGGGGAGCGAGCAGCACAGGAGCAGGGGGCCGGGAGCTGGGCTCCTCACCTTCTCCCAGTCACCAGCTCCTCCTGGCCTTGGGAGGCTGACCCTTCTGGACCCAGAGCCTGGCCTTTGACCCGCCCCCCGCCCTTCCTGACACCTCAAAGCACAGAAGTGCCCGTCCCTCCACCCCTGTGGTCCAGCTCTGTTTCTGCTCTCTCAGAGCTTTGCTGTCTCCCTCTCAggccttctttttctccctgcctctctgtctggCTCCTCTTTTACCCACTCCCCCCAGGAGAGGCCCACCTGGTTtctggctcctcccctccctcctcccctccctctccttggcCCCTGCCGGCAGACTCCGGCTCTCCTTTGGTTCCCTCCCGTCCTTCTACCTGAAGAACGTGCCCCGTGGTTAAAGAAAGAACCCAAGTTCTTTCTTCCAGCCTCTCCCAcattgtcccctccctgcccctccctccctcctggccatCTCCGGCTCGTTATCTCCCCCCATCTCGTTGCCccgttttcatttctcttcctctgtgtcttcccttctttttctctcccttccctttcctcttctgtctcccctCCACCCGCCCTCtccttcttatttcttcatctctCTGCATCACGGCCTCACTCCTACTCTCTACCCCACTTCTCTCCATCcgcacccctctctctccctctctctctctctctctctcacagctGCCAGTGTCATTTTTGTGATCTGCAGCTAGTGTTCTCACTCCAGTTGCATAGTCACAAAAGTGACCATTGGCAGGTGTGGCTGCGGCATGGGCAGGACAGACAGGACACGTAGGCCCAGGGACCACCCCAAAGgctgctgggagggctggggtttGGGGGACACAGAGAAGAGACAGATACTACCCAAGGGGGTGCCTGAGGAGCTCTGGATTCTTGGGGACTCTGTGGAAGGGCAGGGGCTGGAAGCTGACTGGGGGGCTTACCTGCTCTGACACGGAAGCCACAGCCAGGCCGGGCCTCCAGCATCCACCGCTTTCCCTCCCCAGACAGGTTGCTGAGAAGCCTGTTGCCGCTGGCagggcccgcccctgccccgcagcctcctcctgcttctctgccCCTTGCCAGGCTGGCCTGCGGTCTCTAGAGgctgggcagagagcagaggagcagagctggggtggggccctggggatAGTTTCCCAGCCTTGGGACAATGGTTTCTCACCGAGGCCCACAGGGCCATCAGAGCTCTTTCCTGTTCCccgtattttaaaaatctgtagagAACATAGACCCATTTTAAGGGTGCACAGGTAAGCTAGAAGGTTCTGTTCCTTTGCTTTGGGCAGTAGACATGCAGAACAAATGAATTGCTATTTAATAAACATAGTATTTATTGAAGGTCAGCCAGAGGGAAGGCGAAACGATTTGTTGAGGTCTCAGAAAGTGACCCCAAGCAAGTCCGTTGACCTCCCTCTGTTTCCGTACCTGTGAAACGGGGGTCATGACCGGCACTAGTGGGCTGTGGCAGGAATCAATAGGATGAAGTCTGTGAAATCCAGTTtaagtgtctggcacacagcaaggCGCAATTAATTCTAAATGcagtttattatcattattattaaataactGGGAACCACTACTGAGGCTTCTGTTCTCCGGAGGACTGAGACTCCGGCCCTCTGACGTGCGCGCCAATGTGCTAGGAAACCGTGGGGATTCCTGTTGAACCATCCCAAGCCCCTGGCCCCTGCGAGTCTGGAGGAATCAGAGTGGAGGGCGGCTGAGCCCCAAACTCCCACTAAAACAATCCATTACCCCCAGGAAGGTCCTCCCTAGTCCTGGCCCACTGGGGGTGTCAGGATTCTGCCGGTTACTCTCGAAGCAAGAAGGTTATAAGGGGCAAGGGCAGGTCAGACAGGGccactaagggggggggggggcgggaaacCCTCTGGTCCTGTGTAAGCTGTGGTCAGGGCAGTAGAGAACAGTCTGGGGTCCAAGTGGACCCCAAGTCTGCCTATGACCCAACCGCAGAGCCCCTGCACTGAGGTGAGGTTGATccagggggcaggcagcagcACGGTGTCCCGAGCCGAGGGACTGTCCCCCGCTGGCCAAACCAAAGGGAGCCTGAGTTGGGAGGGAGGGGGTCAGCCTGGCCAGttgtggaggagggcagaggggcagagcagTGACGTGGCAACACTAACACCCTTGAACTCGCTGGAAAGCCCGTCTTCCCTGTGCTTCTGGCAGAAGTGGCTAGTCACATTGTTCTGTACTGTCATTAGTAGTAGCGACCACTTGctaagtacctactgtgtgccagaccttGCACTGAGTTCTTCCCATGGATCATCTCATGTAATCCTGGTGAGAACCCTAAGGAGAGGGTTACTGTCATTATCGCCCCtactttacaggtaagaaaaccaAGGCTCGAAGAGGTTAAATCAGTTAGTTGTTCAGGGCACAGTTTGGGCACTGAGCTTGTAGGTGACCAGGAAAGCCCACAGCTACCCATGCCGCCTCCGGTCCTTTGCCTGCAGCcagctcctctctctcctctgcccggGCGcgtgggagaagagaaagaggggccACAGGGGTGAGTCcagctctcctttccctctgctggCGCCCCCTGACCCCCTCGCCCACTTCTCGTTGCAGGAAGGTGAACAAGTGCTACCGGGGGCGCTCCTGCCCCATCATCGTGCACTGCAGGTGCGTTGGGGGGGGGCCAGGCCCGAGGGCCCTGAGGTGGGGCCTTCCTCAGATTTGTCCCTCTGGCCCTACACCCTGGGGCTCGTCTCAGGAGCACACCACCTGCCTGTCCCCTTGATGCCCTCGGGCAGAGTCAGCCTATCTCGCTTTTGTTAATGGCCCATGAGCTAGGAATGGTATCCACACGATTTTAAtggttaaagggaaaaaaggaaatatgccACAGAGGCTATACTGGCCcgtggccctgggccctggcccgggAGGTTGGGAATAGTTGTCACCTGGCCGTTCACACAAAAAAACTGTTGAACAAAGGCCTGGCCGGAGGCCGGAAACCTATTCCCATTTCCTCCTGCTGTCTCCGCCCTGGGGCTGAGCCAGGGCCCAAGTGACACCCTGTAGGTCACAGGCTTTAACTCAGGGCCCATTCCCAGGCCAGGTGCTATAGCCGGTCCCTCATCCTCAGCTCACCCACACCCTCCCCGAGCCAGCCCCAGTGGCCCCACCAGGGTCCTCTCCGCCCCGGGCCTTCATGGctgctgcacccctccccctttccGCTGgctgctgagctgagctgagcatCACCATCTGCTGTTTCAGTGACGGTGCAGGGCGGACTGGCACCTACATCCTCGTTGACATGGTACTGAACCGTATGGCAAAAGGTGAGGGCCTTCCCCGCGGTGCCCGCAGCCCCGGCCCAGGCTTTGCCCAGCCCTCCAAGCCTCCCGCCCCAGGACGGCCCAGCTCTCTGGGTCCTGTCCTTCTCTGGACACCCCCTGAGCAGCCCCGTGCCCCCCGCACTCAGGAGTGAAGGAGATCGACATCGCTGCCACGCTGGAGCACGTCCGGGACCAGCGGCCGGGCCTCGTGCGCTCGAAGGTGACTGCCACCCTTCCCCAGGCAGACCAGCCGCAGCCTGcctttcctgccttcccctccccctgccctcccccaactGCCTCTGTTACCCCCTCCGAGGACTGCCCCCTCCCAAGGTCCCCTTCCTAAGGGCCCCCGTAGGGCTGGAGCACAGACCAGGCCTCCCCTgaccctcctcccactgccctcccaggACCAGTTTGAATTTGCCCTGACAGCTGTGGCGGAAGAGGTGAACGCCATCCTCAAGGCCCTGCCCCAGTGAGCCCCGGGCCACCCGGTGGGCAGCCAGGCTCTGTCCCTTTGCCTGTGTGAGCATCTCTCTGTGCACCCATGcttcaccccgcccccacccgcacCTTGGCCCCTCCAGGGCACATCCCTTCCCAGAGGAGTGTGTAAGGAAGGcaagggaagtgggaaggggcaGGCCCGCCCAGCCTCCCACATGCTGCAGCCCGGGGAGTCCCATGGGGGAGCTGGCAGCCAGCCAGGAGGAGGGAAGTCGTGGGCAGCCACTGTGCCCACCGCCTTCTCCTGCCTGACCTCCCTGGCCCCCATCTCTCACCGCTCTGGATGCTCCTAACGTGTCTGTGGGAACACCCCCGGCTCCGCCCCAGTGTAGACAGAACAGGGTGGAGGGGCCACCACACACAGCTCCCGCTGCtttcccagcccctgctgcctgcTGTCTGGCTCGCCGACCCGCAgtctgccccctgccccgtccctcagagcccctctccccagccccctgccctccggCTGAGTGCCACTCAACCCTCCCCCTGGCACAGGAGAACATTTCCAGAAAACTCTACTTTTGTATCAATGTGAATAAAGTTAGTGTGTTGTGTGTGCAGCTGCAACCCCGGCTCCTATGTGCTTCTGTCTGCTCCGCTTCCAGGCGGCAGCCCAGCCTCagtctggagccaggctgctgggggTCCCCCGGGGGACGCACAGGCTCCCCCCGGGGTCTGGATGGGAGCTGGCGACCAGGCCTCCGTTCTGCTGTGCCTTCTGAGTGTCGGGCAGCCTCCCAGGCATCCACACACATTCATTTGTTTAACCTTCGTGTTTAATCTTACATGTGAAGAGACTGTGGCACACACGGAACCTGCCTGAGGGAACACAGCTTGTAAGAGGTGGAGTCAGGATTCGAACCCGGGCATGATGAACCTCTTTACTGCCTTTCAGTTCTCGGGCAGCTGCCTCAGCTGCCCTTGGGCCTCAGGAATAATGTACATTGTGCAGGACTGAGGATACAGTTAAACAAACTGCCCTCCACACCTTAAGCAAAAATCAGCTGAACTTGGATAGACCAAGCCTGTGAGATGTCACAGCGGGCATTCACCTGGCGACAAGGGACACCTTCTTCCCCATCCCCTGGCTCCCAGAACTGTCCATCACTATGGTCCCAGAGGAGCCCCCCGCCTGTGTGACACCCTTGGGCAAAGGTGACGGACATAGAATGAGCCTTGGGCCTGGAGCTACTTGGGCCTGGGGCCCCTCAACCTCGCTGAGGCTCAGTCCTCTCACGTGGGACACGTGGGACATGGGCAAGGACCGCCCGCCCCACGCAGGGGGCGGAGGCGCCAGCGAGCAGCTGCAGGTCCTCCAAGCCTCGCCCAAGGCGACCTCGGTTCAGGTGCGTCCAATTCCAGCATGTCTGACCTCTCAAAGGCCAGAAGTTTGTCGAAACAGCCACCGCCCTGACTTCAGCaaatcccctctctctaagacaGAGGCTTGAAGTTCTTCTTTCAGGGCAGGCCGCTTCCTTGCTTTGAGAAACACACACTGTAGGCCCTTTAGCCCTTGAAGATGAGGGCAAGCATTTGCcctggagtgggagagggagttGGTGGGAGCGGGGGTggtggggctgccctgccctgctcggCAATGGGAAGGTGCTTGCCCCGTGGCCGCAGGGGCACCTCTACGGGGATCTGGAGACCAGGAGCGGTACCCGGCTTTCTCCTCCCTGGGTCCTGGTGAGCTGGGAGCCTGCACCCTGAGGGGCACGGACTTGTGCCACTCCACGGGGGGAGGCGGGCCTCTGAGACGCGCCGCTGGCTCTGGGCCGAGGAGACCCAGGAAGAGGTGAGTCTATGTGTTTTCCTGCATTTTCCTGCAGCCCCCCGCTTTCGGTTGTCCCCGTGCTTTCGGTCAAGTCACTCTGTAGTCAGGTCCTTGCTGCTGCAGAGTACTGGTTGGTGGGTCCCCCCATGAGGGGAGCACAGCTGTCTGGGGAAAGCCATTTGTGGGGCCCCAGGGGGTGAGGGCAGAAGAACGTGAACATTTCTTCGGGGTCCACAacatacgggggggggggggtcggggcaGCCCGGTCAAAGAGGGGACGTCTGCTGTCGGCTAGGCAGGCTCACGATCTCTAGATGTTTGGGCAAGAAAGGAAGGTGTGTCGGACACCGGTCCCGTAGGTCCCCAGGCCACCCTGGAAGGAAGAACACAGCACAGAGGGTCCCGCCGAGCTCTCGAAACTCAGCTTTATTGGCTTCCAGTGTTTCCCTCTGGTGTGCGCTCAGCCCTGCTGGTTTCGATGGGTCTCCGAGACGTCGTGTCACGGGGTCTGGCAATGCCCTGgcgctgccctcccctccccagcccctgggctccccgggcagggaggaggagaggcggCTTGGCTGTGGTGCTGGAGAGAGAACGGGCTGCAGGGGCAGCGGCCAGAGAAGCCACACAAGCAGCAACATGCCTGGAGTGCCCATTGCATGCCAGTCCcggacacagacacgcacacacgtCCCAGAGGGCCCTGCCCCGCAAGCTGTCCGCCGGTCCGCACCCATCAGCCTTTTGGTGATCCCATCCCAGCTTGTTCCTCAGAGCCCAGCACTGCCCACAGGAGAAGAGCTGCTCCCAGATGCCGCGGGGCCTTCATCTGTACACGCGACCTCTCTAACCTCGGCGCTAGCAACAGGTGTCAGGGAAATGGAGGCTCGGACCATTGCCCCTTCATCCACATTCTCATCACCCCTACCAGGGACGACTCAAAGGATAAGTAAGATCTTCCCATCTCCCAGTGAGTGACAGGCTGACCTGGGCTGGAACTACATGACCCAAGATGCACAGCTCCATAACCACACACCGCTTCCCACAAAGCCCGATCTATCAGAAATGAGGCAGGGTGTGTTGCATTCTGGGACTAGTAGTCCCCAAGAGACAGCACCAAACACCCAGTGAAGAGTTTATAGGCTAAGACTACTGCCGCCTCCCACCCGGCTCCCACCCACCATCCAGGCCCAGCTCTATGCTTAGcacaggtgagggagaggaaTGGAGGGTCCCCTCCCAGCGCACAGGGGAGGGCGCTGTCCTGTTGGAACTGTGCATCGACTCTGGATCCCGGACATCCAGCTCAGAACACATCTGGGGAGAGAGCGGGGGTGGGTGACAGGAGAGAGGGTCAGCAGCAAGCCGTGGAGGGTGGCGCCGCTGAGCATGCAGACCTGGGCTAGCCCTGTGGCCTCTCCCTGAACCCTGATGCATGGTGAAGTGGGACAGGGCACGGTCCCCTCCTAGGCCTCCCTCCTGGGGCACCCTGGCCCTATCCCACTGCTCCAGGGTTAGCCGGCCTCACCTCTGCCTAGTCCCGAGGCCTGGGGCAGGCTgaggcagcaagaggaagggaggaggagtgggCTCCGGTTCCGAATCTGGATGGCCGGGAggctcccgccccacccagctAGCCTCCCCGGAAGACCTTATGGCCCTACCGGCCACAGCATCTTCCTCGTCACACTGAGGCCtccttggggaaggaaggaagaagggagtcCTAGCCAGACGGCAGTGAAAGCAAGCGATGCGGCCCACGGGGAATTGCAGAGAGGAGAGTGTGAGGAAGGAgaagcagcaccagaagggaAGCAACAGAGACAGTCAGAGCTCAACGCTGCGCAGAGACCAGAGTGGGGGGTCCGCAGCCGGACACGGAGAGCCGCAGACTCCCCGGCGTTGCCGCCGGCTTGCGCTCAGAGAACCCCAGGCCAAGTCCTCCTTCCTTGACATCATCAGCAACACAGGTGGCAGACGACCTGGGCACAAAAGGCCTGCCCCAAACCACTAATGCCCCTTGGATGCCCCCCACCATCAAATAAGAAGTGCATCCTGGCTCCGCAGGCCCTCCCACAGCCCAgaggcccccaccctgggcttcACCAGGGACCTCTCAGCTCAGTGGAGCAAAGCCTGAGTCCACACGGGAGCGTGGCGTGGGGGGACCTGTAGAGGGAGCACAGAGTTGGAGGGGCCATGCCCCTCTCTGTTCTATCAGAGAGGGTCCTGAATCGGGGCGGGCTGAGCCTGGGGATCAGAGGATGAGGCACCGGGAGGCCTTCTCCTCCGGGGGTGTGCCGGCTTTGGCTGCATTACCCCTGGCGCTCTCGTGAGTCCCCCCCATGCCCCGATCTTGGTACTGAGCCTTGAGGTGCCCGAGCCGTCTTCGCTGTGCCTCCCGCCCACCTGCCGGTTTCTTCCCAGCCGCCTCCATCTCGGACAGGCTGTAGGCCATGGCCAGCTGCAGGTCCTCGTCCTCCTCGGAGAGGTCGTGGTCAGGGCGGGGGGCCGGGGTCTGCTGCACCTGCGTGCCTCCAGGTCTGGAGGTGACGGACTGTTGCTGCTCACGCCGGCTCAGCTCCAAGCCCAGGGCCAGGTCGTCCGGAACACCTGCCGGAGTCATGGCCGCCCTGAGACCCTCTGGCCCAGGCCAGGGGGGTCCTGCCAGGCTGCCACATGCAGTGACAACTCTGACTGCATCCAGCCCCTCGTTGGGATCTGCCACGCATCTGTTTTAAC from Phyllostomus discolor isolate MPI-MPIP mPhyDis1 chromosome 4, mPhyDis1.pri.v3, whole genome shotgun sequence encodes the following:
- the PTPRN gene encoding receptor-type tyrosine-protein phosphatase-like N isoform X1; this translates as MRRPRRPGAPRGSGGLRVLLCLLLLSCRPGGCSAISAHGCLFDRRLCSHLEVCIQDGLFGQCQAGVGQARPLLQVTSPVLQRLQGVLRELMSQGLSWHDDLTQYVISQEMERIPRLRPPEPHPRDRSGLVPRRPGPAGELLLQGIPTGSAPAAPHRLPRPPAGGDRAGAGSPLSPMQTELLPPLLEHLLLPPQPPHPALSYEPTLLQPYLFRQFGSRDGSRGSESSAGMGSAGSLSKADPAALFSRTAPKGMFGAHSAYSYRGPPGPAPAQVFQEAGLLYLTEELPVPSRARAPSSLEQADSSQAEDSSEGYEEGGLEGLREKPPSPAEKPADAALQRLAAVLAGYGVELHQLAPEQLSTLSALLQLLPRGAGRDPGRGVNIGADIKKTMEEQVQGGDTAEPLSPTPSLSGYSTAHPTSDEAQQVLSSGSSAPPQAAGSPDMPALMEKKSLLGQSQPTAAGQPLARPSAEEYGYIVTDQKPLSLAAGVKLLEILAEHVHIPSGSFINISVVGPALTFRIRHNEQNLSLADVTQQAGLVKSELEAQTRLQILQTGVGQREEAAAVLPRPAHGASPLRSVLLTLVALAGVAGLLVALAVALCVRQHARKRDKERLAALGPEGAHGDTTFEYQDLCRQHMATKSLFNRAEGPPEPSRVSSVSSQFSDAAQASPSSHSSTPSWCEEPAQANMDISTGHMILAYMEDHLRNRDRLAKEWQALCAYQAEPNTCATAQGEGNLKKNRHPDFVPYDHARIKLKVESSPSRSDYINASPIIEHDPRMPAYIATQGPLSHTIADFWQMVWESGCTVIVMLTPLVEDGVKQCDRYWPDEGSSLYHIYEVNLVSEHIWCEDFLVRSFYLKNVQTQETRTLTQFHFLSWPAEGTPASTRPLLDFRRKVNKCYRGRSCPIIVHCSDGAGRTGTYILVDMVLNRMAKGVKEIDIAATLEHVRDQRPGLVRSKDQFEFALTAVAEEVNAILKALPQ
- the PTPRN gene encoding receptor-type tyrosine-protein phosphatase-like N isoform X2 encodes the protein MRRPRRPGAPRGSGGLRVLLCLLLLSCRPGGCSAISAHGCLFDRRLCSHLEVCIQDGLFGQCQAGVGQARPLLQVTSPVLQRLQGVLRELMSQGLSWHDDLTQYVISQEMERIPRLRPPEPHPRDRSGLVPRRPGPAGELLLQGIPTGSAPAAPHRLPRPPAGGDRAGAGSPLSPMQTELLPPLLEHLLLPPQPPHPALSYEPTLLQPYLFRQFGSRDGSRGSESSAGMGSAGSLSKADPAALFSRTAPKGMFGAHSAYSYRGPPGPAPAQVFQEAGLLYLTEELPVPSRARAPSSLEQADSSQAEDSSEGYEEGGLEGLREKPPSPAEKPDAALQRLAAVLAGYGVELHQLAPEQLSTLSALLQLLPRGAGRDPGRGVNIGADIKKTMEEQVQGGDTAEPLSPTPSLSGYSTAHPTSDEAQQVLSSGSSAPPQAAGSPDMPALMEKKSLLGQSQPTAAGQPLARPSAEEYGYIVTDQKPLSLAAGVKLLEILAEHVHIPSGSFINISVVGPALTFRIRHNEQNLSLADVTQQAGLVKSELEAQTRLQILQTGVGQREEAAAVLPRPAHGASPLRSVLLTLVALAGVAGLLVALAVALCVRQHARKRDKERLAALGPEGAHGDTTFEYQDLCRQHMATKSLFNRAEGPPEPSRVSSVSSQFSDAAQASPSSHSSTPSWCEEPAQANMDISTGHMILAYMEDHLRNRDRLAKEWQALCAYQAEPNTCATAQGEGNLKKNRHPDFVPYDHARIKLKVESSPSRSDYINASPIIEHDPRMPAYIATQGPLSHTIADFWQMVWESGCTVIVMLTPLVEDGVKQCDRYWPDEGSSLYHIYEVNLVSEHIWCEDFLVRSFYLKNVQTQETRTLTQFHFLSWPAEGTPASTRPLLDFRRKVNKCYRGRSCPIIVHCSDGAGRTGTYILVDMVLNRMAKGVKEIDIAATLEHVRDQRPGLVRSKDQFEFALTAVAEEVNAILKALPQ